One Hypomesus transpacificus isolate Combined female chromosome 16, fHypTra1, whole genome shotgun sequence genomic window carries:
- the LOC124478469 gene encoding mitofusin-1-like isoform X1: protein MDSQKVPLLRRTDSAQGDFSPLKHFVVAKKKIGDVFEQLLQYVKEASAFVEETCQNEALENIASQDQQEQIQAYADKLAVIKEVLARRHMKVAFFGRTSNGKSTVVNAMLRDRVLPSGIGHTTNCFLSVEGTDEDKAYLKTEGSEEEKSIKTVNQLAHALHMDESLDAGCLVRVFWPKTKCALLRDDLVLVDSPGTDVTTQLDSWIDKFCLDADVFVLVANSESTLMNTEKHFFHKVNERLSKPNIFILNNRWDASANEPEYMEDVRKQHTDRCVNFLVEELKVVDREQAPNRIFFVSAKEVLNSRMQRAQGMPETGGALAEGFQERLREFQSFERRFEECISQSAVKTKFEQHTIRAKLIAGKVKAIMDAINIESAEKRVLSLEDREYQMDRLEFVKNQLNLLIQDIKMKIKTITEEVEAKVSSAMGEEICRLNVIIDEFHADFHPSPHVLKIYKTELLAHIEQGMGKNLAFRCSDAVNASVQCSQKDMIESLQPLLPPAVQSQLHMLIPNRKFDLSYDLNCATLCSDFQENIEFRFSLGWSALVNRFLGPANAQRALKLVDQNFQVPRPALPMARTPSSGPPAVAPAQDGPLMTQEDLMLSVATNLASLTSRTSMSVVIVGGVVWRTVGWRLIALSASLYTLLYLYEKLTWTTKAKERALKRQFVNYATEKLQLIVSFTSANCSHQVQQEMASTFARLCQQVDLTQRELEGDISRLTTKVQQLESVQGHSKSLRHKATELESLLETFTAQYLQPPQ from the exons ATGGATTCCCAGAAAGTCCCCCTCCTCAGACGAACGGATTCAGCCCAGGGGGACTTTTCACCTCTGAAACACTTTGTAGTGGCCAAGAAAAAGATCGGTGATGTGTTTGAACAACTCCTGCAGTATGTGAAAGAAGCCTCTGCGTTTGTAGAAG AAACCTGCCAGAATGAAGCCTTGGAAAACATTGCCAGCCAGGACCAACAGGAGCAGATTCAGGCTTATGCAGACAAACTGGCTGTTATCAAAGAAGTTTTAGCGCGCAGACACATGAAGGTGGCCTTCTTTGGCAG AACAAGTAATGGAAAGAGCACTGTAGTCAACGCCATGCTGAGGGACCGAGTTTTGCCCAGCGGCATCGGCCACACCACGAACTGCTTCCTGAGCGTGGAGGGCACGGACGAGGACAAGGCCTATCTCAAGACGGAGGGCTCCGAAGAGGAGAAGAGCatcaag ACAGTGAACCAGCTGGCACATGCTCTGCACATGGATGAGAGCCTGGACGCAGGCTGCCTGGTGCGAGTCTTCTGGCCCAAGACCAAGTGTGCTCTGCTGAGAGACGACCTGGTTCTGGTGGACAG CCCCGGGACTGATGTCACAACACAGCTGGACAGCTGGATCGACAAGTTCTGTCTGGACGCCGATGTGTTTGTTCTGGTCGCCAACTCGGAATCAACACTCATGAACACG GAGAAGCACTTCTTCCACAAGGTGAACGAGCGCCTCTCCAAGCCCAACATCTTCATCCTCAACAACCGCTGGGACGCCTCGGCCAACGAGCCCGAGTACATGGAGGAC GTACGGAAGCAGCACACGGACCGCTGCGTCAACTTCCTGGTGGAAGAGCTGAAGGTGGTGGACCGCGAGCAGGCCCCCAACCGCATCTTCTTCGTCTCGGCTAAAGAGGTGCTCAACTCCCGCATGCAGAGAGCCCAGGGCATGCCCGAGACCG GTGGCGCTCTGGCAGAGGGCTTCCAAGAGAGGCTCAGAGAGTTCCAGAGCTTTGAGAGGAGGTTCGAG GAGTGTATCTCGCAGTCAGCAGTGAAAACAAAGTTTGAGCAGCACACGATCAGGGCCAAGCTAATCGCAGGGAAGGTCAAAGCCATCATGGACGCCATCAACATCGAGTCGGCCGAGAAGAG AGTGCTGTCGCTGGAGGACCGCGAGTACCAGATGGACCGTCTGGAGTTTGTGAAGAACCAGCTGAACCTGCTCATCCAGGACATCAAGATGAAGATCAAGACCATcactgaggaggtggaggccaaG GTTTCCAGTGCTATGGGCGAGGAGATCTGTCGCCTCAACGTGATCATCGACGAGTTTCACGCCGacttccacccctccccccacgtcCTCAAGATCTATAAAACG gaGCTGCTGGCCCACATAGAGCAGGGCATGGGCAAGAACCTGGCCTTCCGCTGCTCTGACGCCGTCAACGCCTCGGTGCAGTGCTCCCAGAAAGACATGATCG agagcctgcagcctctgctgccccctgctgtccAGAGCCAACTCCACATGCTGATCCCCAACAGGAAGTTTGACCTGAGCTACGACCTCAATTGCGCCACGCTCTGCTCCGACTTCCAGGAGAACATCGAGTTTCGCTTCTCCCTGGGCTGGAGCGCCCTGGTCAACCGCTTCCTGGGGCCCGCCAACGCCCAGAGGGCCCTCAAACTGGTGGACCAGAACTTCCAG GTCCCCCGCCCGGCGCTGCCCATGGCCCGCACCCCCTCCAGCGGCCCCCCTGCCGTGGCCCCGGCCCAGGACGGGCCCCTCATGACCCAGGAGGACCTCATGCTGTCGGTGGCCACCAACCTGGCGTCCCTCACCTCGCGCACCTCCATGAGCGTGGTCATCGTCGGCGGAGTG GTGTGGCGAACGGTGGGCTGGAGGCTGATCGCCCTGTCAGCCTCGCTCTACACCCTGCTGTACCTGTACGAGAAGCTCACCTGGACCACCAAGGCCAAGGAGCGCGCGCTCAAGCGTCAGTTTGTCAACTACGCCACGGAGAAGCTCCAGCTCATCGTCAGCTTCACCAGCGCCAACTGCAGCCACCAGGTCCAGCA GGAGATGGCCTCGACCTTTGCGCGGCTGTGCCAGCAGGTGGACCTGAcgcagagggagctggagggggacATCAGCCGCCTGACCACCAAGGTCCAGCAGCTGGAGAGCGTCCAGGGCCACTCCAAGAGCCTCCG aCACAAAGCCACCGAGCTGGAGAGCCTGCTGGAGACGTTCACAGCCCAGTATCTCCAGCCTCCGCAGTGA
- the LOC124478469 gene encoding mitofusin-1-like isoform X2 codes for MDSQKVPLLRRTDSAQGDFSPLKHFVVAKKKIGDVFEQLLQYVKEASAFVEETCQNEALENIASQDQQEQIQAYADKLAVIKEVLARRHMKVAFFGRTSNGKSTVVNAMLRDRVLPSGIGHTTNCFLSVEGTDEDKAYLKTEGSEEEKSIKTVNQLAHALHMDESLDAGCLVRVFWPKTKCALLRDDLVLVDSPGTDVTTQLDSWIDKFCLDADVFVLVANSESTLMNTEKHFFHKVNERLSKPNIFILNNRWDASANEPEYMEDVRKQHTDRCVNFLVEELKVVDREQAPNRIFFVSAKEVLNSRMQRAQGMPETGGALAEGFQERLREFQSFERRFEECISQSAVKTKFEQHTIRAKLIAGKVKAIMDAINIESAEKRVLSLEDREYQMDRLEFVKNQLNLLIQDIKMKIKTITEEVEAKVSSAMGEEICRLNVIIDEFHADFHPSPHVLKIYKTELLAHIEQGMGKNLAFRCSDAVNASVQCSQKDMIESLQPLLPPAVQSQLHMLIPNRKFDLSYDLNCATLCSDFQENIEFRFSLGWSALVNRFLGPANAQRALKLVDQNFQVPRPALPMARTPSSGPPAVAPAQDGPLMTQEDLMLSVATNLASLTSRTSMSVVIVGGVVWRTVGWRLIALSASLYTLLYLYEKLTWTTKAKERALKRQFVNYATEKLQLIVSFTSANCSHQVQQHKATELESLLETFTAQYLQPPQ; via the exons ATGGATTCCCAGAAAGTCCCCCTCCTCAGACGAACGGATTCAGCCCAGGGGGACTTTTCACCTCTGAAACACTTTGTAGTGGCCAAGAAAAAGATCGGTGATGTGTTTGAACAACTCCTGCAGTATGTGAAAGAAGCCTCTGCGTTTGTAGAAG AAACCTGCCAGAATGAAGCCTTGGAAAACATTGCCAGCCAGGACCAACAGGAGCAGATTCAGGCTTATGCAGACAAACTGGCTGTTATCAAAGAAGTTTTAGCGCGCAGACACATGAAGGTGGCCTTCTTTGGCAG AACAAGTAATGGAAAGAGCACTGTAGTCAACGCCATGCTGAGGGACCGAGTTTTGCCCAGCGGCATCGGCCACACCACGAACTGCTTCCTGAGCGTGGAGGGCACGGACGAGGACAAGGCCTATCTCAAGACGGAGGGCTCCGAAGAGGAGAAGAGCatcaag ACAGTGAACCAGCTGGCACATGCTCTGCACATGGATGAGAGCCTGGACGCAGGCTGCCTGGTGCGAGTCTTCTGGCCCAAGACCAAGTGTGCTCTGCTGAGAGACGACCTGGTTCTGGTGGACAG CCCCGGGACTGATGTCACAACACAGCTGGACAGCTGGATCGACAAGTTCTGTCTGGACGCCGATGTGTTTGTTCTGGTCGCCAACTCGGAATCAACACTCATGAACACG GAGAAGCACTTCTTCCACAAGGTGAACGAGCGCCTCTCCAAGCCCAACATCTTCATCCTCAACAACCGCTGGGACGCCTCGGCCAACGAGCCCGAGTACATGGAGGAC GTACGGAAGCAGCACACGGACCGCTGCGTCAACTTCCTGGTGGAAGAGCTGAAGGTGGTGGACCGCGAGCAGGCCCCCAACCGCATCTTCTTCGTCTCGGCTAAAGAGGTGCTCAACTCCCGCATGCAGAGAGCCCAGGGCATGCCCGAGACCG GTGGCGCTCTGGCAGAGGGCTTCCAAGAGAGGCTCAGAGAGTTCCAGAGCTTTGAGAGGAGGTTCGAG GAGTGTATCTCGCAGTCAGCAGTGAAAACAAAGTTTGAGCAGCACACGATCAGGGCCAAGCTAATCGCAGGGAAGGTCAAAGCCATCATGGACGCCATCAACATCGAGTCGGCCGAGAAGAG AGTGCTGTCGCTGGAGGACCGCGAGTACCAGATGGACCGTCTGGAGTTTGTGAAGAACCAGCTGAACCTGCTCATCCAGGACATCAAGATGAAGATCAAGACCATcactgaggaggtggaggccaaG GTTTCCAGTGCTATGGGCGAGGAGATCTGTCGCCTCAACGTGATCATCGACGAGTTTCACGCCGacttccacccctccccccacgtcCTCAAGATCTATAAAACG gaGCTGCTGGCCCACATAGAGCAGGGCATGGGCAAGAACCTGGCCTTCCGCTGCTCTGACGCCGTCAACGCCTCGGTGCAGTGCTCCCAGAAAGACATGATCG agagcctgcagcctctgctgccccctgctgtccAGAGCCAACTCCACATGCTGATCCCCAACAGGAAGTTTGACCTGAGCTACGACCTCAATTGCGCCACGCTCTGCTCCGACTTCCAGGAGAACATCGAGTTTCGCTTCTCCCTGGGCTGGAGCGCCCTGGTCAACCGCTTCCTGGGGCCCGCCAACGCCCAGAGGGCCCTCAAACTGGTGGACCAGAACTTCCAG GTCCCCCGCCCGGCGCTGCCCATGGCCCGCACCCCCTCCAGCGGCCCCCCTGCCGTGGCCCCGGCCCAGGACGGGCCCCTCATGACCCAGGAGGACCTCATGCTGTCGGTGGCCACCAACCTGGCGTCCCTCACCTCGCGCACCTCCATGAGCGTGGTCATCGTCGGCGGAGTG GTGTGGCGAACGGTGGGCTGGAGGCTGATCGCCCTGTCAGCCTCGCTCTACACCCTGCTGTACCTGTACGAGAAGCTCACCTGGACCACCAAGGCCAAGGAGCGCGCGCTCAAGCGTCAGTTTGTCAACTACGCCACGGAGAAGCTCCAGCTCATCGTCAGCTTCACCAGCGCCAACTGCAGCCACCAGGTCCAGCA aCACAAAGCCACCGAGCTGGAGAGCCTGCTGGAGACGTTCACAGCCCAGTATCTCCAGCCTCCGCAGTGA
- the plaat1 gene encoding phospholipase A and acyltransferase 1 has translation MDKQRTTSNMASNDPDLPYPLGDPQPGDLIEIFRPAYQHWALYLGDGYIINLTPVDESQAAAMSSVKSVFSRKAVVRMQLLKEVVGSDSYRVNNKYDDDHTPLAVDEIIERAQVLIGQEVSYDLLGSNCEHFVTLLRYGEGVSEQATRAIGAISLVTAAASAFSVLGLINTRSRNRPF, from the exons ATGGATAAACAGAGAACAACCTCTAAT ATGGCCTCTAATGACCCTGACCTTCCCTATCCCCTTGGTGACCCCCAACCTGGTGACCTCATTGAGATCTTCAGACCGGCCTATCAGCACTGGGCTCTCTACCTGGGAGATGGCTACATCATCAACTTGACACCTGTTG ATGAGAGTCAGGCGGCTGCCATGTCCAGCGTGAAGTCCGTTTTTAGCCGCAAGGCGGTGGTGCGAATGCAGCTGTTGAAGGAAGTGGTGGGATCTGACTCGTACCGGGTCAACAACAAGTACGATGACGACCACACGCCATTGGCTGTCGATGAGATCATTGAGCGAGCTCAAGTCCTCATTGGCCAGGAGGTGTCGTATGACCTTTTGGGTAGCAACTGTGAGCATTTTGTTACCCTGCTGCGCTACGGGGAGGGTGTGTCTGAGCAG GCCACACGGGCCATTGGGGCCATCAGTTTGGTGACAGCTGCAGCCAGTGCCTTCTCTGTGCTGGGGCTGATCAACACTCGCTCCAGAAACAGGCCCTTCTGA
- the ftsj3 gene encoding pre-rRNA 2'-O-ribose RNA methyltransferase FTSJ3 translates to MGKKLKVGKTRKDKFYHLAKETGYRSRSSFKLIQLNRKFQFLQKARAVVDLCAAPGGWLQVASKFMPVSSLVIGVDLVPIRPIPNVVTLQEDITTDKCKQALRNELQTWKVDVVLNDGAPNVGANWQHDAFTQAHLTLMALKLACEFLAKGGTFVTKVFRSKDYQPLLWIFQQFFKKVQATKPQASRNESAEIFVICQGFLAPDKIDNKFFDPKHAFKEVEVQAKTVKELIPVKKAKAEGYTDGDLTLYHTFSVTEFLKAENPVDFLGKANEITFDSLELETHPATLDEIRECCRDIKVLGRKELRLLLSWRSKLRRYLAKKLKDEKDEAKKADQEINLSSGEEESDTEEPAKKTVAEGKEAEAEDEEEEMEKKVAELKAEEVAELKRKKKKLLKERRKQRERVELKMDLPGVSIADGNDESMFSLSTINKAKALCEITKGDMKAADSLVAGEEDLYLSDEDEDDRMSLASDLDSDDMAEVEEKEKELEKKAPKKVSFSMGEEEEEEEGEGGGGLLVELEGKEEKQDRETNLWFSKGIFSELDLDGDAESELKQSQKLHTQDVPVGKGRKRKAEKAQPEEEEAGPSQEAEGDSGSDSDTDSDNDDERKIAQMKAGKGAGVSQGNTEEEDLQVVPVESTSKRARILDPEGLALGCQIATSKKRARDLVDGSFHRFASSEDQCEVPEWFVDDENKHRKKPVPVTKEMVEEYKERWKEINARPIKRVAEAKARKKRRMLKKMEQAKKKAEAVVNTVDISEKEKMSQLKTIYKKAGVGKEKREVTYVVSKKGGGGKHVRRPAGVKGVFKVVDNRMKKDMRGMQRKEQRDKGGKKGGKGRGGKGGRGGGMKGGKGRGPRK, encoded by the exons ATGGGAAAGAAACTCAAAGTTGGAAAGACCCGAAAGGACAAATTCTACCATTTAGCTAAAGAAACAG GTTATCGTTCTCGTTCGTCCTTCAAGCTTATTCAGCTCAACCGGAAATTTCAGTTCTTACAGAAAGCTAGGGCTGTTGTCGACTTGTGCGCTGCCCCAGGTGGTTG GTTGCAGGTGGCGTCCAAGTTTATGCCAGTTTCCAGTCTTGTCATTG GTGTCGATCTGGTCCCCATCAGGCCCATCCCCAATGTTGTCACTCTCCAAGAGGACATCACAACAGACAAATGCAAACAG GCTCTCCGAAATGAACTACAAACATGGAAGGTAGATGTAGTCCTAAATGACGGCGCTCCAAATGTTGGTGCCAATTGGCAACATGATGCCTTCACACAGG CCCACCTGACTCTCATGGCCCTGAAACTGGCCTGCGAGTTCCTGGCCAAGGGCGGCACGTTTGTCACCAAGGTGTTCCGCTCCAAGGACTACCAGCCGCTGCTCTGGATCTTCCAGCAGTTCTTCAAGAAGGTGCAGGCCACCAAGCCCCAGGCCTCCAGGAACGAGTCTGCTGAGATCTTTGTCATCTGTCAGG GTTTTTTGGCCCCGGATAAAATCGACAACAAGTTCTTTGACCCCAAACACGCGTTCAAAGAAGTGGAGGTTCAAGCGAAGACTGTGAAAGAGCTGATCCCTGTGAAGAAGgccaag GCCGAGGGCTACACAGACGGCGATCTGACCCTGTACCACACCTTCTCCGTCACCGAGTTCCTCAAAGCCGAAAACCCCGTCGACTTCCTGGGCAAAGCTAACGAG ATCACCTTTGACAGCCTCGAGCTGGAGACTCACCCGGCCACCTTGGACGAGATCAGAGAGTGTTGCCGTGACATCAAGGTCCTGGGCCGGAAGGAGCTCCG ACTGCTGCTGAGCTGGAGATCCAAGCTCAGGCGATACCTGGCTAAGAAGCTGAAAGATGAAAAAGACGAAGCGAAGAAAGCGGACCAAGAAATCAA CCTGAGCTCCGGGGAGGAGGAAAGCGACACGGAGGAGCCAGCCAAGAAGACGGTGGCCGAGGGGAAGGAGGCAGAGgccgaggacgaggaggaggagatggagaagaaagTGGCCGAGCTGAAAGCCGAGGAGGTGGCTGAGCTCAAACG gaagaagaagaagcttctgaaggagaggaggaagcagagggagagggtggagctGAAGATGGACCTGCCGGGGGTCTCCATCGCCGACGGCAACGACGAGTCCATGTTCTCGCTCAGCACCATCAACAAAGCCAAG GCACTGTGCGAGATCACCAAGGGGGACATGAAGGCGGCCGACAGTCTGGTGGCGGGCGAGGAGGACCTCTACCTGTCtgacgaggacgaggacgacAGAATGTCGCTGGCCTCCGACCTGGACTCGGACGACAtggcggaggtggaggagaaagagaaggagctggagaagaaggCTCCCAAGAA GGTGTCCTTCTctatgggggaggaggaggaggaggaggaaggagaaggaggaggtggactgctggtggagctggaggggaaggaggagaagcaggacagagagactAACCTGTGGTTCAGCAAG GGGATCTTCTCGGAGCTGGACCTGGACGGAGACGCAGAGAGCGAGCTGAAGCAGTCCCAGAAGCTCCACACCCAGGACGTCCCAG TCGgcaaagggaggaagaggaaagcaGAGAAGGCCCAGCCGGAAGAGGAAGAGGCGGGGCCTTCACAGGAAGCGGAGGGGGATAGCGGCAGTGACAGTGACACTGACTCTGACAATGACGATGAGAG GAAAATTGCCCAGATGAAGGCCGGCAAAGGAGCAGGTGTCTCCCAAGGCAACACAGAAGAGGAAGATCTACAGGTGGTCCCCGTGGAGAGCACCA GTAAGCGGGCTAGAATCCTGGACCCAGAAGGCTTGGCCCTGGGGTGTCAGATCGCCACGTCCAAGAAGAGAGCCAGGGATCTGGTAGACGGCTCCTTTCACAG gttcgCCAGCTCTGAGGACCAGTGCGAGGTGCCCGAGTGGTTCGTGGACGACGAGAACAAACACCGGAAGAAGCCCGTGCCCGTCACCaaggagatggtggaggagtACAAGGAGCGCTGGAAGGAGATCAACGCCAGGCCCATCAAGAGGGTGGCCGAGGCCAAggccaggaagaagaggagg ATGCTGAAGAAGATGGAGCAGGCGAAAAAGAAGGCAGAGGCTGTGGTCAACACCGTGGACATCTCAGAGAAGGAGAAAATGTCTCAGCTCAAGAC taTCTACAAGAAGGCGGGCGTGGgcaaggagaagagggaggtcaCCTACGTGGTGTCCAAGAAGGGCGGCGGAGGCAAGcacgtccgccggccggccggcgtgAAGGGGGTCTTCAAGGTGGTGGACAACCGCATGAAGAAAGACATGAGGGGCATGCAGAGGAAAGAGCAGAGGGAcaagggagggaagaaaggcGGGAAAGGCCGAGGTGGCAAGGGAGGccggggaggagggatgaagggagggaagggacgTGGACCAAGGAAGTAG